Below is a genomic region from Synechococcales cyanobacterium T60_A2020_003.
CCTCCAAACTGCGCTCCCTCTTACACCAATGGGCGACAGGAGCCGCAGCGACTGCCTCTGAGCGGCAGCAGATGGCTGAGTTAATGCTGGCAGATACTGAGCGTGCGGCTGTCTTTGGCATCACTCCCGATACGGTTGACGAGAGTTTAGATCGACGCCTGCATCTGTTCCAAACGCTCTGCCCCCAGTTTGCGCCCTTCTGCATTCAGCGCTTGGGATGGACAGAAGCCATTGCTGCCGAACGTTTAGAGACCTTTTGGAATCTTTGGCTCCCCCTGGCGATTCAGTTAGCGGATGAACGCGCAGCCATGGGGCGTCCGCTGATTCAAGGCATCTTAGGCGGACAGGGCACAGGCAAAACGACGCTGACTGTGTTGCTGACCTGGATTTTGGCCGCGTTAGGTTATCGGGTTTGTGGGATTTCGATTGATGATTTGTACAAAACCTACAGTGAGCGGCAGCAGCTTCAGCAGTTCGATCCACGGTTGCGTTGGCGGGGGCCGCCGGGAACCCATGATGTAACGCTGGGATTGTCGGTTCTCAAGCAGTTACGGGCCGCCGAACCCGGTCAACCGATCGCCATTCCTAGATTCGATAAATCGCTGTGGAATGGAGCAGGCGATCGCACCATGCCAGAGCAAGTGTCCAATATCGATATTGTTCTCTTTGAGGGCTGGTTTGTGGGTGCCCGCCCTGTGGATCCATCGGTGTTTGACCATGCGCCTGAACCGATTATCACGAAGCGCGATCGCCAGTTTGCGCGGGATATTAATGAAGCCCTGAGGGACTATCTCCCGCTGTGGGAACAACTGGATCGATTAATGGTGCTTGCGCCTGTGGACTATCGCCTCAGTCAAGAGTGGCGACGGCAGGCGGAACAGCAGATGAAAGCCTCTGGCAAAACGGGCATGAGCGATGCGGAGATTGATGAATTTGTGATCTATTTTTGGCGATCGCTCCATCCGGATCTCTTTATCGCGCCGCTGTGTCAGCAACCGGGATATGCAGATTTCGTGATTGAAATTGATGCTAGTCACGCTCCTAGTCGGCTGTACTGCCCTGGGCGTTAGCTGAACACTCAAAAAAGTCTTCATCCTCATACTTTATTTATTAACTCTGGCCAAGTATGAAGTTTTAAAGCAACTTTGCCGAGGAAATACTCGGCTAGTTTTTATCGTGCTAAAACCGAATCAGCTAGGTTGCTCTTCCAATGCCATGAAATAGCATCTATTCTTCTACTGCTGAAATGTAGCAATCCGTTTTGATTGCTTTGGGTGCACTGGGGCTAAAGTTTAAGTCAGGTGAGAAATTGGCCTCAAAA
It encodes:
- a CDS encoding glycerate kinase yields the protein MRSLLHQWATGAAATASERQQMAELMLADTERAAVFGITPDTVDESLDRRLHLFQTLCPQFAPFCIQRLGWTEAIAAERLETFWNLWLPLAIQLADERAAMGRPLIQGILGGQGTGKTTLTVLLTWILAALGYRVCGISIDDLYKTYSERQQLQQFDPRLRWRGPPGTHDVTLGLSVLKQLRAAEPGQPIAIPRFDKSLWNGAGDRTMPEQVSNIDIVLFEGWFVGARPVDPSVFDHAPEPIITKRDRQFARDINEALRDYLPLWEQLDRLMVLAPVDYRLSQEWRRQAEQQMKASGKTGMSDAEIDEFVIYFWRSLHPDLFIAPLCQQPGYADFVIEIDASHAPSRLYCPGR